GTCGGCGGGATAGGGTTCCAGCGCGTCGCGCACCTTCTCGGCCGAGCAGGTGCAGCCGAAGCGCAGGGGCTGGCTGTCATAGACGCGGGGGGCCTCTTCGTGGAACAGCCGCACCAGAAGGTCGGTCGGCGCGACGGTGGGGCCGACCAGCTCCAGATCCTCCACGGTATCGAGGAGGTAGTTGGCGCGCGTCCAATTCTCGCCCTCGTCGCCGTCGAGGATGTCGGCATGGGTCAGGAGCCCACCCTCGCCCGAGGCTTCGCCGACCGAGGGGCTGGCCTTGGGCATGTGCTGCAGCATCACGCCGCCCGCACGCCAGCCCTCCGCCTCTCCGGGCAGTTGCGACCGGCCGAAGGACAGCTCGAACCGGGTCGGAAGCTGCTCGGACTGGGCGAAATACGTCTCGGCGCAGCGCGAGAGGGAGCCGCCGGAGATGGGCGTGATCCCCTGATAGGGCACCGTCCCCTCCCCCTGATCGATCAGGATGGCGAAATACCCCTCGCCCAGTTGATCGAAGGCGGCGGCGTCGGTCAGTTCCTCGGCGTCGAAACCGGCATAGGCGCGGATGCGGGCGGGCTGGCCGTCATCGGTCGGGCCGTAGTAATCGGTCGCGATCAGCTTCACCGCACCGCTGCCGCGGATCTGCAGGCTCAGCTTCCAGCGCAGCTTGATCGTCTGGCCGATCAGCGCGGTCAGAAGCGCGGCTTCGGCCACCAGCGCCTCGATCTGCGGGGGGTAATCATGTTTCGACAGGACCTGATCCAGCACGCCATCCAGTCGAACGACGCGACCGCGGATGTCCGAACGGTCAAGCTGGAAGGGAAGGACGGTGTCGTCCCATGCGATTTTCGATCCGATAGTCATGGGTTTCCTTGCGGCACGAGGCTTGGCATATCTTGGGCTTGGCATATCCCGTCCATATGGGGACGGCAACCGAGAGGCCCAAGACCACATGATCCGGCGATACGGAGAGGCGTTGAAGGCCGGGCAGACCTACCGGCGGCGCGCAGGCGTCTATGCCGTCTGCCTGAGCGGCGATGACGTGCTGACCACCCTTCAGGAGGTTCCCCAGCCCGAAATCCAGCTGCCCGGCGGCGGCATCGACGCGGGCGAGCATCCCGTGGCGGCCCTGCACCGCGAGGTGATGGAGGAGACGGGCTGGCGCATCGCGCTCGGCCGGCGGCTGGGAACGTATCGGCGCTTCACCTACATGCCCGAATACGACCGCTGGGCGGAGAAGGTCTGCCATGTCCATATCGCGCGGCCGGTGCTGCGGATCGGCGCGCCGACCGAACCGCGCCACCATGCGCTGTGGCTGCCGGCGGCGGACGCGCTGGAGGCGCTGGGCACCGAGGGCGACCGGGCGATGCTGGCCCGCGCGCTGGCGCTGGGCCCCCGCATCTGAGGGAAAGCACGGGGCGAGGGTTGCCGGGATGGGGGCCTTCCGCTATTATCTTTGGACTTCATGCCCGGCTTTCGGCCGCGGCGCAGGACCAGCCATGCGGTCCGGGTCCGTTCCCGTCGTGGCACCAGATGGAAGACATCGATACATGACATCCGATCCCGACAATCCTTCGGCCCCGGCAACCGCGCAGCAGGCCGTCCGACCGCGTGTGCAACCCGGCCCCCGTGCCGGGGGTGCGGGCGGTGCAGGGGCGGGTCCGGGCGGTCCGCGCAAGGGCATGGGCGGCAAGGGTCCGGGCGGCGGTGGTCCGGGCGGCGGCCAGGGCAATGGTCCGGGCAACGGTCCGGGCGGCATGAAGATGCGCGCGCTTCAGGGCGGTGGGCCGAACAAGCCGGGCGGGGCCAAACCCGGCCCGCGCGCCAAGGCGGGCGGCTGGCCGAAGCTGGTGCAGCAACCGGCCGATACCACGCGCCCCCAAGCGCAGGCTCCGGGCCGTCAGGCCCCCCTTCCCGATCCGCAGAGCGAGCCGCCGACCGCGCCGCAGCCCGCCACTGACCCCGTCGCCGAACGGCTGGCCGAACGCGTGGCCGCCCCGGCCCGCCTGCGTCCGCGGCATCGCAAGCTGTTCGCCGTGTTCCTTGCGGTGGTGGTGCTGCCGATCCTCGCGACGGCGGCCTACATGTACATCTGGGCCAGCGATCAATACAGCTCCACCCTCGCCTTCACGATGCGCTCCGAAGACAGCGCGTCGGCGGCGACGGACCTCTTGGGCGGGCTGGGCAGCACGATCGGCGGCACCAACAGCGCCAGCGACAGCGACGTGCTCTATGAATTCGTCCGCAGTCAGGACATGGTCCGCGCGGTGGACGCGCAAGTCGATCTGCGCACCCTCTATTCCCGGCCCGGCTCGGATCGCCTGATGCGGTTCGACCCCGATGGCACGATCGAGGATCTGACCAATTACTGGCAGCGCATGACGCGCATCTCCTACGATGGCTCCACCGGCCTGATGGAGATCCGCGCCCTCGCCTTCCGTCCCGATGATGCGCAGGCCATCGCCTCGGCCATCAACGACGAGGCGACGCGCCTTGTGAACGAGCTGTCGGCCCAGTCGCGCGAAGATGCGATCCGCTATGCGCGCGAGGATCTCGACACCGCCGTGGACCGCCTGAAGACGGCCCGCGAGGCGCTGACGGCCTTCCGCATCCAGAACCAGATCGTCGATGTGAACGCCGACCTTCAGGGCCAGACCGGCATCGTCGCCAGCCTGCAATCCCAGTTGGCGACGGCGCTGGTGGATCTGGATCTCCTGCGCAGCTCGACGGGGGCCGACGATCCCCGCGTGCGGCAGGCCGAAACGCGCATCGGCGTCATCCAGGATCGCATCGCTAGCGAGCGGCAGAAGTTCAGCAATGGCAGCGCGACCGCCACGGGCGACAACTACGCCAACGTCGTGGCCGAATACGAGCGGCTGACCGTGGACCGCGAATTCGCCGAAACGGCCTATACCTCGGCGCTGGCGGCGTATGATTCCGCTGTGGCCGAAGCGAACCGCCGGACGCGCTACCTCGCCGCCTATATCCGCCCCACCGCGGCGGAGAAGTCGGAATATCCGCAGCGCGCGCTCATCACCGGGCTCGTGGCGCTGTTCAGCTTCCTGACATGGGCCATCGGCGCGCTGATCTACTACTCCCTGCGGGATCGCCGGTAGGCGCGCATGATCCGGTTCGAGAATCTGAGCAAGGCCTTCCCCACGCCTGACGGGCGCAAGAAGGTCATTCTCGACAATGCTTCGTTGACGATCCCCTCCGGCGTGTCGGTGGCGCTGCTGGGGCGCAACGGGGCGGGGAAGTCCACCATTCTGGAACTGATCGGCGGGCGCATCCCGGCCGATAGCGGCCATGTGGACACCACGGGCACCATCTCGTGGCCCGTCGGGTTCGGCGGCAGTTTCCATGGCGACATGACGGGGGCGCAGAACGTCCGCTTCATCGCCCGCATCTATGGCGTGGACAGCGACGAGCTGGTGGATTTCGTGGACGACTTCGCCGAGATCGGCGCCCATATGGACATGCCGGTGCGCACCTATTCGCAGGGGATGCGCTCTCGGCTGGTCTTCGGCGTCTCGATGGGGATTCCGTTCGACACCTATCTCGTGGACGAGGTGATGGCCGTGGGCGACGCCGCCTTCAAGCAGCGCAGCCAGACGGTGTTCCGCTACCGGCTGCGCACGGCGGGCGCGATCGTCGTCTCCCACTCCATGATGCAGCTGCGCAAGATGTGTCAGGCGGGGGCCGTCCTCGACAAGGGGCGGATCACCTATTTCGACGATCTCGAAGAGGCGATCGCCCGGCACCGTGCCAATATGGGCCTGCCCCTCTTGAAGCAGCATCAGCGTTTCGACGATGACGACGAGGATGAGGACGACGAATGACCTCCGCCCCGATCCCCCCCTCGAAGAAGCCCTCGCTTCCCGATCCGTCCTTCGCCTCGGCGCGGGTGATCTTCTCGCTCATGCTGCGCGAGATGAACACGACCTATGGGCGTCAGCCCGGCGGCTATGCTTGGGCGATCATCGCGCCGATGGCGGGCATCTGCGTGATGGCGCTGGCGATGTCCTTCGTGGTGCGCGTGCCGCCCTTGGGCACGAACTTCATCCTGTTCTACGCGACCGGATTCCTGCCCTTTCAGGCCTACAACCATATCAGCACGAAGGTCGGCAACGCGGTGATCTATTCGCGCCCGCTTCTGGCCTATCCGCGGGTGACGTGGATGGATTCCATCGTCGCGCGCACCCTTCTGACCGTGCTGACCGAGGTGCTGATCTTCTGCCTCGTGATGGGGTCGGTGCTGGCGGTGGTGGATGCCCATACCGTGCTGGACGTGGGCAAGGTGATCGAAGGCTTTGCGATCATGTTCGCCTTCGGGATCGGGGTCGGGCTGATGAACTGCCTCATCACGGCCCATTTCGTGATCTGGCCGCAGATCTTCTCGCTCGCGAACCGGCCGCTCTTCCTTGCGGCGGGCATCTTCTTTCTGGTGGACGAGCTTCCGGCCAAGGCCCGCGCCGTTCTGGAATGGCTGCCCGTGGCGCATGGCGTGGCCCTGATGCGCGAGGGGTTCTATCCCAGCTACCATCCGGAGTTCATCTCGGTCAGCTATTGCATGATCGTGTCGCTGCCGATGATCGCGCTGGCCCTTCTGCTGCTGCGCCGCAGCCATCTGGTCGCGCTGGAGCGGTAGTGTCGCGCCCCTCCGCGCGGGGGGCGTACGCGATCTTCACCCCGCATCTGCCATCTTCCGGCCACACCGCCGGAGAGTCTGATGCCCGATACAACCACGATCCTCGGCCTGCCCCTGCTGCAACCGGCGCAGGCCCAGAAACACGTCACCCATAACGAGGCGCTGCTGATGCTGGACGCCCTCGTCCAGCCCGCCGTCGCCGAACGGCGGTCCGATCCGCCCCCCGCCCCGGAGGATGGCGACCGCATCCTCGTGGGCGACGATCCCACCGCCGCCTTCGCCGCCCATGCGCAGGCCATCGCCGTGCGCCAGAACGGCAGCTGGAGCTTCCTCGCCCCCCGGCCCGGCTGGCGCGTGCATGTCCTCGATACGGCCGAGGATCTGCTGTGGGACGGCACGGCATGGACGGGCCCCGGCGCGCGCGCGCTGACTGCCGCCCGCCTCGGCATCGGCACCGAGGCCGATGACGTGAACCGCCTTGCCCTGCGCGCCGAGGCGAGCCTTTTCACCCATGCGGGTGCGGGCCATCAGCTCAAGGTGAACAAGGCAAGCGCCGCCCAGACCGCGAGCCTTCTGTTCCAGAGCGCATGGTCCGGCCGGGCCGAGATCGGCCTTGCCGGGACCGACGATCTGTCGATGAAGGTCAGCGCCGATGGCGGCACATGGACCGAGGCGCTGCGCCTGTCGGGCCGCACCGGGCTGATGACCGGGGCCGCCGTGCAGACCGCCGCCACCGACACCGCCGCCGGGCGGCTGATGACGGTCGGGGCCTTCGGCAATACCGGCGCCGTGCGGCCCGACACCGCCGCCGACCTCAATGACATGACCGGCATCCACCGGCGCGTCCTTGCCGCGACCGGCACCGCCAACCGGCCCGACAGCGCCGCGGAATGGATCGTGGACTGCGCCATCAGCGGCACCGTCACGATCCAGACCGCGCGCGAGGTGACGACCGCCGCCCCCCGCACCGCGATCCGCTGCGGCACGAACGGGGTATGGTCGGCATGGTCCTTCCCGCTCGCGATCGGCCGCGCGGTCGGCAAGGTCAGCCAGACGGCGGGCACCGCCACCGGCGCGCTGATGGAAAAGGGCAGCAACGCCAATGGCGAATATGTCCGCCTTGCCGATGGGATGCAGATCTGCACCTCGCCGACGCTGACCTTCGGCGCGGTGACGACGGCGCAGGGAACGCTCTATCGTTCGGGCGACAGCACATGGACCTTCCCGGCGGAATTCGCGTCGGCGGACAAGATCTGCGTCAGCGGCCAAAGCTCCAACAGCGCCCGCTGGATGAGCGGCAACCTGCCCGGCACCACCAGCGTGGTGCTGCGGCTGATGGCGGCGACCTCGTTCACGGGGTCGGAATATGGGCGCGCCCTTGCCATCGGGCGCTGGTACTGAATCGGAATGGACATGAAGATCACCCTGACCCCGATGCGCCGCGACGCATCGCTCGAACTTGTGCGCACCGGCGACATCCTGACGGTGAACGGCACCCCCTACGATTTCACGCCCCTGCCCGATGGCGCGAGCCTGCCGGCCGAGGCCGTCAGCGGCGATTGGCTGGCCGGGCCGGTGGAGCGGATCGAAGGCGACCTGCATCTGTGCGTCATCCTGCCCCACGGCCCCGAAGGCGGCCCGTCCCATCTGATCACGCTGACGCCGGAGGGCGACGGCCCCATCGCCCTGCCCTATGGAGAGGCCCAATGACGATCGATTTCACCAAGGTCATCACCGCCGAGGCGCGCGAGCGCGAACGCCGGCAGGAAGCGCAGGATCAGGCGCAGGCCGAAGCTCGCGCGCTTCTGACCGAAACGGACTGGATGGTGATCCGCGCCGCCGAATGCGGCACCCCCCTGCCCGAGGCGATCCGCGACGCGCGCGCGGGTGCCCGCGCCGTCCTGTCGGATGAATGATATCGCGGGCCCGGCCCGGAGGGGAGAATCCTTCTCCCCTTCACCTTCTATTAACCATTTTTAACCAGTTCTGAACGACGAGTGATCAAGGGTCGTCGTCAACAGTTCCGGGTATAGAATGAAACTCCAGCTCAGCCTCAACCGCATGCGCATGCAGATGATGTCCATCGAACGCATGATGCGCCTTCTGCAGTCGGAGCTGGAGACGCAGATCGGCGCGCTGGCCCCGGCGGATGTGAACCGTTTCGCCGATGTGCCCTCGGGGCTGTCGCGGCTGCTGCAGAACGGCGAGACGATGGCCCCGCGGCTGGCCGAGGCCTACAAGCCCTTTGCCGATGCCGTCTGGGTCGGTCTGGACCACGAAAAGGGCAGCGCCAGCGCCACCGTCGCGCTGAAGGCGGCCAGCGAGCCTGCCGCCCTCGGCACCTTCCGCAGCGCACGCCTGTCGATCAACCCGGTCTTTCCCTTGGCCGAGAAACCCGGCTGGCTGACGCTGGAGACGGATATCGACCTCGACCCCCTGCGCCGGGCGCGGGGAATGCGCCTCGATCTCGTCAGCTTCTTCGACATCGCCAGCCGCAACGAGGTGAACATCGCCCGCAACGTCCAGATCGGTCTGCGCCGCTTTTGGGAGGACGGCAATTTCGACGACCTGCTGAACTATCAGATGCCGGTTTCGACCATGCCCTTCGAACATGCGGTGACGGTGCCCGACAGCACCTTCGCCGAACTGCAACTGGACCGGGCGCACCGCCTGTCGCTGATCTTCGTGCTGCCCACGGCCGGCGATTACACGTTCCACATGGATTACCTCTCCATCAAGAGCCTCGGCTGATGCGCATCCTCTATGTCTCGCGCGAGACGCCGATCCATCCGGCGGGCGGCATCGCGACCTACCTGTCCTACATGGTGCCCGCGATGCGCGATGCCGGGCATGAGGTGTTCCTGTTCTCGTGGACCGAGGGGCCGGGGCATGGCGTTCCGGCCGACACCGCGCCCTTCCCGCCGGGCCATGTGCATCTGGAGAATGTCGATCTGCACGAGGCGTGGCGCTGCTACCCCTCTCCGGCGCGCAACCTCTTTCTGGCGAACTGGCTGTCGCAGCGGATCGCGGCGAAGGTCGCCGAATGGGGCATCGACGTGATCGAGGCGACGGATTACCTCTCGCCCTGCCTCGACCTCTATCAGAACCTGCAATCGGCATCGGGGGCCGACCGGCAGCTTTGCGTGACCTACAATCACGGCTTCATCGAGGATTTCTACGAGGCGGATCAGATCCGGCTCTCGCCCTCGTCGCGGATCGACCATCTGTGCGAACGCCAGCAATGCCGCATCAGCGATCTGACGATCGCCCCGTCCGAAACGGCGCGCGGGCGGCTTGCCTCCTACGGCATCCACGAACGGGTGGAGATGATCCGCGAGCCGTATCTGTTCCGCAAGGCCGCCCATCAGGCCCCGCTGCGGACCGAGATCAACTATATCGGGCGCATCTCGCTGTCGAAGGGGATCGACAAGGTCATCTATCTGGCCAATCTGATCGAGCCGGTGATGCCGCTGCGCGAGATCCGCCTGATCGGCCGCATCGTGGACACGCCCTTCCGCAACAGCGACATGCGGTCCTACGTGCTGTCGCGCTTGAACCCGGACATCCGGGACCGGACCTCCTTCACCGGCTTTCTTCCGCGCGACTCCGCCCTGCGCCTGCTGGAGCCGGGGGCGATCTGCCCCAGCCTCGGCTCGGCGGAGACCTTCTCCTATGCCTGCGTCGAATCGATCGATGCGGGCCTGCTGCCGGTCGTACGCTTCGGCACCCCGATGGCGGAGTTCTTCCCCGAGCATCTGCATGCCCATGTGCTCGACGAACAGATGCGCAGCGTGCGCGGCCTGCAGCAGCAGATGGAGGCCATGGCCGCCGAGGCGACGAGCGTGATGCGCGATGTGCGCGAGCATTGCGAAGCCACCCTCGCCCCCGCCCGCATCGCCGAGGAGATGGGCTGCCGCTACGACCGCGCCCTGCGCGACAAACGCGGGGCCACCAGCGTGGCCGTGCCGCGCCGACCGATGACGGCGGCCGACGTCACCGTGCTGATCCCCGCCTACAAGCCCACGGCCGAATTCATGGAGACGGTGGATTCGCTGGCCGCCCAGACCATCGGGCCGCCGCGCGTCATCATCTGCGACGACGGCACCCCGGAGTCGCACCAGCACTGGTTCGATTACGCCCGCGCCTGCCTGCCCGATCTGGAGATCATCCGCCAGCCGAATGCCGGGCTTCTGGCCAGCCGCAACACCCTGATCGAGGCTTGCGACACGCCGCTGTCGGTCTTCATCGACACCGACGACATGTTCCTGCCGGACCTGATCGGCAACATGCTGGAGGCGTGGAACCATTCCCCCATGCGCCCCGATGCGGTGATCCCGCAGCGCCGCAATTTCGGGGAAAGCAACGAGGCGGTGATGCAGCATCTGCTGGGCGATCACATGCATCTCTTGGTGAACGATTACCGCATGACCTCGCTCATCCGCACGGACATCCTGCGCGAGATCGGTTTCGACGCCACCCGCCGCAACGGCGAAGGGGACGATTGGGCCTTCTGGCTCAGCTTCACCGGGCGGGGGCATCGCGGCATCCTGCTGCCGCAGCAGGGCTTTCTCTATCGGTTCCGCAAAGGGTCCATGTCGTGGCCATGGTCCGAGGGGCAGGATGTCGGCGGCCAGTTGATGCTGCGCGACAGCATCCTCGAGATGTGCCGCACCCATCCGAGCCACGTCACATCGCTGGTCCGGGCGAATTACGCCCGCACCGTTTCATTGGCCTGAGGACGGAATGCGCAAGGTTTTCATCATCGGGGCGCATCGCTCGGGCACGAGCAAGATCGCCTCCTACTTCTCGGACGTGCTGGGTTTCGCGGGCTATGCCGAGGGCCATGCATGGCGGTTCCTCGCCTCGCTGCAGGATGGGCGGGCGGAGATCACGCGCACCATTCCCGAAAGCGCCTACGAGGTGAACCGGATCGGGATGGACACCGTGCTTCTGGCGATGACGCGGACGCTCGACAGTCTCGTTCTCGCCCATCACGGGGGGCGGGATTATTACGACAAGACGCCCGGCTTTCGGATGATCGACACCTGCCCCCTGATCGCCCGCCACATTCCCGAGGCGCAGTTCATCCACATGCACCGCAACGGGATCGAGAATGTGAAATCGAACCTGCGCCTCTGGCCCAACCGGCATTTCGACGATGCCTGCCGGATGTGGAGCGCGCCGATCAAGAGCTTCCACGCCGTGCGGGGGGAGTTGGGGGCGCGGATGATCAGCTTCGACATGGCCGATTTCCTGATCGACCCGTGGAACGCGCATGGCCGGATCCTTGCGCATCTGGGGCTGGACCCCCGCTGGACCGAGGATGAGGTCCGCGCCTATTTCGCCACGGGCAGCAATTCCAGCACGGGCGAAGTGCCGCGCGGGCGCATCGCCCCCACGCTCGCGGCGCAATCGTGGACGGAGGCGCAGAAGGCCTGCTTCCGCGAGATCTGCGGCCCGCAGATGGAGGCGCTCGGCTACGCGATGTGACGGGCGCGGGCCATGATCTCGGCATGGGGGCGGTCCATCTTCCCCCGTGCGGCATCGCGGATCGCAAGGCGGATCAGGGCGCGGTAGATCCGACGCTCCTCCGGGCCGAGGGTGCGGCCCTTCATCAGCCATTTCGGCAGCATCAGTGCCATGACCCCGCCGAAGAACACCGGCCCGGCCGCGCGGCGATAGACATGCCAAAGGTTCCGGTGGTGGTAATAGGTCTTCCACAGGGGGCGGAAGATGCGGTCGGCGCCGAGCGTCGCGCAATCATGCTCGAACCGCAGGCCGGGGGCGAAGACGCTGCGCAGCCCCCGCGCCGTCAGGCCGAGCGTGTAATGCACATCGTCGCCATAGATGAAGAAGCGCCCGTCGGGATAGCCCCCGTCCCGGATCGCCTTGCGCGACAGGAACAGCCCGACGAAGGACGCGCCGTGGATGTCGCGCAGATGCGGTCCCTCATAGGCGTCGGGGCCGAGATGGAACGCCTCCCGCCCGCCGCCCATTGCGGTGCGCAGGAACGTCCCCGCCTGCCAGAACGGGTTGATCCAAGGCCGGTTCATGTCGCAGATCGCGCCCGAAGGGTAGCGCACCGCCCCCGCCACCACATCCGCCCCATGGTCGAGCGCGGCGAAATGCGCCAGCGCCCCCGGTTCGGGGCGGGCATCGTCGTCCATCAGCACGATCCAGTCGGGATCGAACCGGGCCACCGTCTCGCGCATCCCGATCTCGAAGCCCCGCGCCCCGCCGCCATTCTCGGGCGGCAGGATCACGGTCAGGCGCGGATCGGGATGGGCGGCGAGCCAGTCGCGGCTGCCGTCCTCCGAGCCGTTATCCACCACCACCAGCCGGTCGAGCGGACCTTCGAGCAGGCGCGCCACGGTTCGTTCCAGCTGCGCCCGCCGGTTGAACGTCACGACGAGCGCGGCGAGCGCGGTCACAGCGGGTTGATCGCGAAGGCCGGCATGGCGTGCCCCGTTTCGCGCGCGGCAAGGAAGCGGCGGCCCGTGTCCAGCGCCTCGCGAATCGTGACGTCCATGTCGAGATAGCGATAGGTGCCGAGCCGCCCGACGAAGGTCACGCCGTCTTCGGCCTCGGCGCGGCGGACGTATTCGCGCAGCAGGGCGACTTCGTTCACCTGCCGGATCGGATAGTAGGGAATGTCCTCCGGCCCGCAGGCGCGGCTGAATTCGCGGTAGAGCACCGACCCGGAATGGGTTTCCCACGGGGCGAAATGCTTGTGCTCGGTGATGCGGGTGAAGGGCACGTCCACCTCGCCGTAGTTCATCACCGCGCAGCCCTGCCAGTCGCCGGTATAGGTGAACCGTTCGAAATCGAGGGTGCGATAGCCCAGACGACCGAGTTCGTAATCGAACCACCCGTCCAGCGGGCCGGACCAGAAGACATGGTCGTAGCCAGCCGCCTCGGCCCGGTCGAACCGGGTGTTCAGCGTGACGGTGATGTTCTCATGATCGAGGATGCTTTCGATCATCGGGGTGTAGCCGTGTTCGGGCATCCCCTGATAGGTGTGGAAGAAATAGTTGTCGTCGTAGTTGAAGCGCACCGGCAGCCGCTTCAGGATGGAGGCCGGAAGCTCGGTCGGGGCCATGCCCCACTGCTTCTGAGTGTAGCCTTTGAAGAACGCCTCATAGAGATCGCGGCCGACGAAGCGCAGCGCCTGTTCCTCGAACGTCTGCGGTTCGGTGATCGTGGTGTCGGCCTGCTCGTCGATGAAGAGGCGCGCCTCGTCGGGGCGCATCGTCTTGCCGTAGAACTGGTTGATCGTGTGCAGGTTCACCGGAAGCGAGAAGACCTGCCCGCGCGAGGTGGTCTTCACCCGGTTCTTGTAGGGCATGAAGGTGGTGTGGCGGTTGACGTAATCCCACACCTCGGCATCGTCGGTGTGGAAGATGTGCGGCCCATAGACATGCACCATGACGCCGGTTTCGGCGTCCCGCTCGGTATGGCAGTTGCCGCCGATATGGGGGCGCGCATCGACGACGCTGACCTGCCAGCCGGCCTCGGCCAGCATCCGGCCGATCACCGCCCCCGACAGGCCTGCGCCCACCATCATCACATGACCTGTCATTCACGATCCCTTCCGTTGTGCTTGGCCTTACCTAGCAGACGGTTAAGGGGGATCAATCCGTTATCGGTCAGCGTTGGAAGGGTTCCGCCTGTGCCCAGCGCCATGCATCGCCGATCATGTCGCGCAGGGTGGAGCGGGCGGGGTTCCAGCCGAGATCGCGGATCGCCGCCTCGGAGCCGGAGACCAGCGTCACTGCATCGCCCGCGCGCCGATCCCCGAAGACCACCGGCACGTCCCGATTGGTGACGGTGCGCGAAGCCTCGATCACCTCCCGGACCGAGAATCCGTTGCCCGTTCCAAGGCAGAAGACCCGGCTCTCCCCGCCCTTCAGCAGCCATTTCAGGCCCAGGACGTGCGCGTCCACCAAATCCATGACATGGACGTAATCGCGCACGCAGGTGCCGTCGCGGGTGTCGTAATCGGTGCCGAACACCGTCAGCGCCGGGCGTTTGCCTGCCACCGCATCCAGCATCAGCGGGATCAGGTGCGTCTCGGGGGTGTGCTGCTCGCCCACCTCGGCCTCGGGATCGGCCCCGGCGACGTTGAAGTAGCGGAAGATCACGCTGTTCAGGCCATGGGCGGGGCCGAAGTTGCGCACCATCTCCTCGATCGCCAGCTTCGATCCGCCATAGGCGTTGATCGGGCGTTGGGGCGTCCCCTCGTCGAGGAGCACGCCGTCCTGATCGCCATAGGTCGCGCAGGTGGAGGAGAAGACGAAGTTGCGGATGCCCGCCGCCACCGTCGCCTCCAGAAGGTTCAGCGCGCCGTTCACGTTCACCCGCCAATAGGTCGCCGGGTCCTTCATCGATTCCCCGACCAGCGACAGCGCCGCGAAATGCATCACCGCAACGGGCTTATAAAGCGCGAGGGCGGCGTCGATCTCGGGCCGGTTCATCAGATCGCCCCGGACCAGCGGGCCGAACTTCACAGCCTCTTCCCAGCCGGTGGAGATGTTGTCGAAAGTCACCGGAACGAAGCCCGCCGCCTTCAGAACCTTGCAGGCATGCGCGCCGATGTAACCCGCGCCCCCCGTGACCAGAACGTGCTGCGCCATGTCGATGTCCCTTCCTTGGCCTTTGATCCTCTGTTGCCGCGCGGGGGGGCGCGGCGCAAGCCCGGACTTG
This DNA window, taken from Falsirhodobacter algicola, encodes the following:
- a CDS encoding Hsp33 family molecular chaperone HslO, encoding MTIGSKIAWDDTVLPFQLDRSDIRGRVVRLDGVLDQVLSKHDYPPQIEALVAEAALLTALIGQTIKLRWKLSLQIRGSGAVKLIATDYYGPTDDGQPARIRAYAGFDAEELTDAAAFDQLGEGYFAILIDQGEGTVPYQGITPISGGSLSRCAETYFAQSEQLPTRFELSFGRSQLPGEAEGWRAGGVMLQHMPKASPSVGEASGEGGLLTHADILDGDEGENWTRANYLLDTVEDLELVGPTVAPTDLLVRLFHEEAPRVYDSQPLRFGCTCSAEKVRDALEPYPADEIAEMVTAEGIVTADCQFCGAHYEFDPATLGRDGDGA
- a CDS encoding NUDIX hydrolase; amino-acid sequence: MIRRYGEALKAGQTYRRRAGVYAVCLSGDDVLTTLQEVPQPEIQLPGGGIDAGEHPVAALHREVMEETGWRIALGRRLGTYRRFTYMPEYDRWAEKVCHVHIARPVLRIGAPTEPRHHALWLPAADALEALGTEGDRAMLARALALGPRI
- a CDS encoding sugar transporter; protein product: MTSDPDNPSAPATAQQAVRPRVQPGPRAGGAGGAGAGPGGPRKGMGGKGPGGGGPGGGQGNGPGNGPGGMKMRALQGGGPNKPGGAKPGPRAKAGGWPKLVQQPADTTRPQAQAPGRQAPLPDPQSEPPTAPQPATDPVAERLAERVAAPARLRPRHRKLFAVFLAVVVLPILATAAYMYIWASDQYSSTLAFTMRSEDSASAATDLLGGLGSTIGGTNSASDSDVLYEFVRSQDMVRAVDAQVDLRTLYSRPGSDRLMRFDPDGTIEDLTNYWQRMTRISYDGSTGLMEIRALAFRPDDAQAIASAINDEATRLVNELSAQSREDAIRYAREDLDTAVDRLKTAREALTAFRIQNQIVDVNADLQGQTGIVASLQSQLATALVDLDLLRSSTGADDPRVRQAETRIGVIQDRIASERQKFSNGSATATGDNYANVVAEYERLTVDREFAETAYTSALAAYDSAVAEANRRTRYLAAYIRPTAAEKSEYPQRALITGLVALFSFLTWAIGALIYYSLRDRR
- a CDS encoding ABC transporter ATP-binding protein produces the protein MIRFENLSKAFPTPDGRKKVILDNASLTIPSGVSVALLGRNGAGKSTILELIGGRIPADSGHVDTTGTISWPVGFGGSFHGDMTGAQNVRFIARIYGVDSDELVDFVDDFAEIGAHMDMPVRTYSQGMRSRLVFGVSMGIPFDTYLVDEVMAVGDAAFKQRSQTVFRYRLRTAGAIVVSHSMMQLRKMCQAGAVLDKGRITYFDDLEEAIARHRANMGLPLLKQHQRFDDDDEDEDDE
- a CDS encoding ABC transporter permease, encoding MTSAPIPPSKKPSLPDPSFASARVIFSLMLREMNTTYGRQPGGYAWAIIAPMAGICVMALAMSFVVRVPPLGTNFILFYATGFLPFQAYNHISTKVGNAVIYSRPLLAYPRVTWMDSIVARTLLTVLTEVLIFCLVMGSVLAVVDAHTVLDVGKVIEGFAIMFAFGIGVGLMNCLITAHFVIWPQIFSLANRPLFLAAGIFFLVDELPAKARAVLEWLPVAHGVALMREGFYPSYHPEFISVSYCMIVSLPMIALALLLLRRSHLVALER
- a CDS encoding DUF2793 domain-containing protein yields the protein MPDTTTILGLPLLQPAQAQKHVTHNEALLMLDALVQPAVAERRSDPPPAPEDGDRILVGDDPTAAFAAHAQAIAVRQNGSWSFLAPRPGWRVHVLDTAEDLLWDGTAWTGPGARALTAARLGIGTEADDVNRLALRAEASLFTHAGAGHQLKVNKASAAQTASLLFQSAWSGRAEIGLAGTDDLSMKVSADGGTWTEALRLSGRTGLMTGAAVQTAATDTAAGRLMTVGAFGNTGAVRPDTAADLNDMTGIHRRVLAATGTANRPDSAAEWIVDCAISGTVTIQTAREVTTAAPRTAIRCGTNGVWSAWSFPLAIGRAVGKVSQTAGTATGALMEKGSNANGEYVRLADGMQICTSPTLTFGAVTTAQGTLYRSGDSTWTFPAEFASADKICVSGQSSNSARWMSGNLPGTTSVVLRLMAATSFTGSEYGRALAIGRWY